One Persicobacter psychrovividus DNA window includes the following coding sequences:
- a CDS encoding DUF2256 domain-containing protein — translation MNANQKKYTKSNLPQKVCVVCEKPFEYRKKWAKVWEEVKYCSERCRRNKNNINKV, via the coding sequence ATGAATGCAAATCAAAAGAAATATACCAAATCCAATTTGCCGCAGAAAGTATGTGTGGTGTGTGAAAAGCCCTTTGAATACCGTAAAAAGTGGGCAAAAGTATGGGAGGAAGTAAAATATTGCAGCGAACGGTGCCGAAGAAACAAAAACAACATCAATAAAGTCTGA
- the lepA gene encoding translation elongation factor 4, translating to MNHIRNFCIIAHIDHGKSTLADRLLQETSTVGDREMQNQVLDDMDLERERGITIKSHAIQMDYEKDGQKYTLNLIDTPGHVDFSYEVSRSIAACEGALLIVDASQGVEAQTISNLYLAMEHDLKIIPILNKIDLPSADPEAVSDEVVELLGVEYDEILTASGKTGAGVPEILEAIVDRIPAPSGDPEKPLRAMIFDSAYNPFRGVEVIFRIFDGKFKKGDKVKFCATGREYSADEIGIMRLEQHPQKELGVGDVGYLISGIKDAREVKVGDTITHVDRPTTHIVKGFEDVKPMVFAGIYPVDTTEFEELRSSMEKLQLNDASLVWEPETSAALGFGFRCGFLGMLHLEIVQERLEREFNMTVITTVPSVQFVCKRTDGEVININAPSEMPEPNYIDTMEEPFIKAQIITKSEFIGPVIGLCMDKRGLLMSQTYLTTDRVELMFELPLAEIVFDFFDKLKTISRGYASLDYELIGFRKSHLVKLDIMLNGEGVDALSAVVHRDKAYEWGKRLCEKLRELLPRQQFEVAIQAAIGQKIIARETVKALRKNVIAKCYGGDISRKRKLLEKQKKGKKRMRQVGNVEIPQEAFMAVLKLDD from the coding sequence ATGAATCATATTAGAAATTTTTGCATCATTGCACACATTGATCACGGTAAGAGTACATTAGCCGACCGTTTGCTTCAGGAGACCTCTACAGTAGGTGACCGCGAAATGCAAAATCAGGTGCTTGATGATATGGATCTTGAGCGTGAGCGCGGGATCACCATTAAGTCTCATGCCATTCAAATGGACTATGAAAAAGATGGTCAAAAATATACACTCAACTTGATTGATACTCCAGGTCACGTGGATTTCTCCTACGAGGTCTCTCGTTCGATTGCCGCCTGTGAAGGAGCATTGTTGATTGTAGATGCTTCGCAAGGGGTGGAGGCACAAACCATTTCCAATTTGTATTTGGCAATGGAGCATGACCTGAAAATCATTCCCATCCTAAATAAAATTGACTTGCCTTCGGCAGATCCTGAAGCGGTATCTGATGAGGTGGTTGAACTTTTGGGAGTAGAATATGACGAGATCCTGACTGCCTCAGGGAAAACAGGGGCAGGTGTTCCTGAAATTCTTGAAGCCATTGTTGATCGCATTCCTGCGCCTTCAGGTGATCCTGAGAAGCCTTTGCGTGCGATGATTTTTGATTCTGCCTACAACCCATTCCGTGGGGTGGAGGTAATCTTCCGTATTTTTGACGGGAAATTCAAAAAAGGCGACAAAGTAAAGTTCTGTGCTACAGGACGTGAATATAGTGCTGATGAAATCGGTATTATGCGCCTTGAGCAACACCCACAGAAAGAGCTTGGAGTAGGGGATGTAGGTTATCTTATCTCTGGAATCAAGGATGCCCGCGAGGTAAAAGTCGGGGATACCATCACGCATGTGGATCGCCCAACAACGCATATTGTCAAAGGTTTTGAAGATGTTAAACCAATGGTATTTGCGGGTATTTACCCTGTAGATACGACAGAGTTTGAAGAGCTGCGTTCTTCAATGGAGAAATTGCAGCTGAACGATGCCTCTTTGGTTTGGGAGCCTGAAACTTCTGCCGCACTTGGCTTTGGTTTCCGTTGTGGATTCCTCGGAATGCTGCACCTCGAGATTGTACAGGAACGTTTGGAGCGGGAATTTAACATGACCGTGATCACGACCGTCCCTTCGGTACAGTTTGTTTGTAAGCGCACCGATGGCGAAGTGATTAACATCAATGCCCCATCCGAGATGCCAGAGCCGAACTACATCGACACCATGGAGGAGCCTTTTATTAAGGCGCAGATCATTACCAAATCAGAATTTATCGGCCCGGTGATTGGTTTGTGTATGGATAAGCGTGGGCTCTTGATGAGTCAAACTTACCTGACGACCGACCGTGTAGAGTTGATGTTTGAATTGCCACTTGCAGAGATCGTATTTGATTTCTTCGATAAGCTAAAAACCATTTCTCGAGGTTATGCTTCGCTGGATTATGAACTGATCGGTTTTAGAAAATCTCACCTTGTCAAGCTCGACATCATGTTGAATGGCGAAGGCGTAGATGCCCTTTCTGCCGTTGTTCACCGTGATAAAGCCTATGAGTGGGGAAAACGCCTGTGTGAGAAATTGCGTGAATTGTTGCCTCGTCAGCAATTTGAGGTAGCGATCCAGGCCGCAATCGGTCAGAAAATTATCGCCCGCGAAACAGTAAAAGCTTTGCGTAAAAACGTAATTGCGAAATGTTACGGTGGTGATATTTCCCGTAAGCGTAAGCTGCTCGAAAAGCAGAAAAAAGGAAAGAAACGTATGCGCCAGGTGGGTAATGTGGAAATTCCACAGGAAGCATTTATGGCCGTGCTTAAATTGGACGATTAA
- the cysM gene encoding cysteine synthase CysM, translating to MKDLLSLIGNTPLVELAHLSPKPTVKIFGKLEGHNPGGSVKDRAAYGMIKGAMDRGDLRPGIKLIEATSGNTGIALAMISRLMGVEIELVMPETATAERVKTMEAYGATVTLMSAEAGMLGARDYAKSKVEEGGYFMLNQFDNPDNYGMHYRTTGPEIWRDTLGKVTHFVSAMGTTGTIMGTSRYLKEQSDAVKIVGVQPTEGSKIPGIRRWPEEYLPKIFDPKRVDQTIDVSQEDSRVMARRLAKEEGVFGGMSSGGAVAAAVRLAETLDEGLIVCIICDRGDRYLSSDLFG from the coding sequence ATGAAAGACCTTTTATCTCTTATAGGAAATACCCCTTTGGTGGAGCTGGCACATCTGAGCCCTAAACCCACGGTGAAAATTTTCGGAAAGCTTGAAGGGCACAACCCTGGCGGTAGTGTGAAAGACCGTGCGGCTTATGGAATGATTAAAGGTGCCATGGATCGTGGCGACCTGCGTCCGGGCATTAAATTAATTGAAGCCACCTCCGGGAATACGGGGATTGCTTTGGCCATGATTTCCAGATTAATGGGTGTGGAAATCGAACTGGTAATGCCCGAAACAGCCACTGCTGAAAGGGTGAAAACCATGGAGGCCTATGGCGCTACGGTAACGTTGATGTCGGCGGAGGCAGGAATGCTCGGCGCCCGCGATTACGCCAAGTCGAAGGTGGAAGAGGGCGGCTATTTTATGCTGAACCAATTCGATAATCCTGATAACTACGGGATGCACTACCGGACTACCGGCCCTGAAATATGGCGGGATACGCTGGGGAAGGTGACGCACTTTGTTTCAGCTATGGGCACGACGGGTACCATTATGGGTACCTCCCGCTACCTGAAAGAACAGTCTGATGCGGTGAAAATTGTAGGAGTGCAACCTACTGAAGGCTCTAAAATTCCAGGGATTCGCCGTTGGCCTGAGGAGTATTTGCCAAAGATATTTGATCCTAAAAGAGTGGACCAAACGATTGATGTTTCGCAGGAGGATTCCCGGGTGATGGCCCGCAGACTGGCCAAAGAAGAAGGTGTTTTTGGGGGGATGAGCTCTGGTGGGGCAGTAGCAGCAGCGGTTCGACTTGCTGAAACGCTCGACGAAGGACTGATTGTTTGCATCATCTGTGATCGGGGAGACCGTTATTTATCATCTGATCTGTTTGGTTGA
- a CDS encoding CidA/LrgA family protein, with product MIKSLAYIFGCLLIGNIIQTFLHISIPGSIIGMLLLTAALHFKVLLLEDVKAFASLLNKNMAFLFVPPGVALINYIDMLQSNLLAILGSCAVSTVLILVVVSLTMSKLDPTPANDE from the coding sequence ATGATAAAAAGTTTAGCGTACATCTTTGGATGTTTACTCATAGGAAACATCATTCAGACTTTCCTACATATTTCCATTCCAGGGAGCATCATCGGGATGCTGCTACTGACCGCCGCCCTGCACTTCAAAGTTCTTCTTTTGGAAGATGTGAAGGCTTTTGCCTCTTTACTCAATAAGAACATGGCCTTTTTATTCGTGCCGCCGGGCGTGGCACTGATCAATTATATCGACATGCTGCAATCCAATTTGCTGGCCATTTTAGGTTCTTGCGCCGTCAGTACAGTACTGATATTGGTTGTTGTATCTTTAACCATGTCCAAATTGGATCCAACCCCTGCAAATGATGAATGA
- a CDS encoding LrgB family protein — protein sequence MMNDLHAILLTKEFSLTLTCVAYLISQFIYKKTKNFFLFHPVLFSIFLLIMYLKLTGVLFDEAITFDQYNKGGQFISFFLGPAVVALGVPLYLQIEEIKSKSKPILISLVLGCFVGILSGVVLCYFLGGAKEIVFSIAPKSVTTPIAMGISGALGGIPSLTAIIVIMVGIFGGIIGPPMLKAMKIKNPKAMGMAMGACAHAVGTAAIAEEGQEHAAYGGLALGLCGVITAILCPIILHIVWPILSTL from the coding sequence ATGATGAATGATTTACACGCTATACTGCTCACCAAAGAATTCAGCCTTACACTTACCTGTGTGGCTTATCTGATCTCTCAGTTTATTTATAAAAAAACGAAGAACTTCTTTCTGTTTCACCCTGTACTTTTCAGCATTTTCCTGCTGATCATGTATTTGAAACTGACTGGTGTTTTATTTGACGAAGCCATTACTTTCGACCAATACAATAAGGGTGGTCAGTTTATCAGTTTCTTCCTCGGGCCTGCCGTAGTTGCATTGGGCGTACCACTTTACCTCCAGATCGAAGAAATCAAGTCCAAAAGCAAGCCGATCCTGATTTCACTGGTGTTGGGTTGTTTTGTAGGTATTCTCTCTGGGGTAGTGCTTTGTTACTTCCTCGGTGGAGCAAAAGAAATTGTTTTCTCTATTGCACCGAAATCAGTAACAACCCCAATTGCCATGGGCATCTCTGGCGCTTTGGGAGGTATTCCATCGCTCACCGCCATTATTGTGATTATGGTGGGAATTTTCGGAGGAATTATCGGGCCACCAATGTTGAAGGCCATGAAAATTAAAAACCCAAAAGCCATGGGTATGGCCATGGGAGCCTGTGCCCATGCGGTGGGAACTGCTGCCATTGCGGAAGAAGGACAAGAGCATGCTGCTTATGGAGGGCTGGCATTAGGACTTTGTGGGGTCATCACCGCAATCCTCTGCCCGATCATACTGCATATCGTTTGGCCGATTCTGTCGACACTATAA
- a CDS encoding glycosyl hydrolase family 18 protein, whose product MKIINTLLKQYALLVLLCLAGTTMSMAQVNGNASHDTKDHQKQIIGYFTQWDAWKDSKHGVPAKGAYNQLNIDYSQYTILNFSFFGVAKDGTIHSGDLRNKSIYETGQTQEPGEILHPDLYSSWDYYLLYGEIDKLHTLTEEAIAAGFSVNGTRWQNSITGLEGDLPIPMKKAGGAPGLFQLAKDNNVKVMASIGGWSMCKHFPEMARDPELRANFVADCEKLIAMGFDGIDIDWEYPGNVGMNIENFGADDYPNFTLMMQEIRDAIGPDKLITAAFAAQPAKIKDFEWSKLNNIMDYYNMMTYDFHGGWSNIAGHNSPLYDYEGEEYGPGSWDHTFTYMRDELNIPPSKITMGLGFYGRGVITDGEAALNKATVKVNKTVQPDGPVSTAGDFTNFGDFDATPFYQFLLTKSSNWTEHWDDQAKVPYRTNGNYFLSYDNEQSIGEKAKYVTDHQIGGVIVWQVFGDLDLGAVQTTYDNLPYCPNTKSPLVNVVNKVFAETDGTPSVSFNSPADGDLITQSTAFAPVSLSAAATDANGSISSVVFEINELQLNGTLTEGAYTASWTPSAFGEQTITVTATDNDGEKASATIKVNIECAGTDCPNELPTISIDSPADGAIIDQSALTAISISITADDADGSISETSIEVDGQSFSTSTAAWTPSAFGTYAIVATATDDQGGTASQTINVTINEVAESCGDPWEAKVYPKDSEVSYQGLQYRAAWEASAASVPGNADAWKFVAACPGTTLDCADYDSWNATTTYQTNGMKVSFEGSVYLFLKWYSLGETPGQSPSAWQLIAPCGDENTDQPPVITFTNPTADTLIEQATFEAIDISFSATDDLGISATSLTIDGTTTEGTSVSFTPTAYQDYVVTASAEDNAGQTTTKSLTITISDPNVNQAPTVQINQPADQATIVQETLSAIDVSITASDADNNLASTLIEVDNQSWSTTTAQWTPSAYGTFTITATATDAEGLTASSEHTVTVEAPAVGGDCDGLEAYAEYPSIYNTGDQVAHEGKIYEALTSNLYNVTPGTADHWWKFIKDCDGTSGGGTPGAPVITFASPVDNQLFNNLDPVNIEFSATDDGTIDSQQITVDGQTFNSNTATFSPAAYGSYTITASATDNDGNTTTEEISIRFRDASTSAANRVLVGYWHNWQNSSAPYIRLRDINDTYNVVCIAFAEPKVRDTDNTMVFDPIDINNAGYVPTEASRQEFKEDVAYLQAQGKKVLISLGGANGVVHLDNETEKGKFVSSLTELINDYGFDGIDIDLEGSSITLDAGDVDFKNPQTPRIVNFIDGIEQVLANFPANFILTSAPETAYVQGGKNAYGGSWGGYLPILYAFRDQLEYVHVQLYNTGSVIANDGNIYSQASADFIVAMTEMMLQGFDTKSTAGFFPAFREDQVAIGLPCVAAAAPAGGYTTPAEVHKALDYLTQGISFGGNYVLQQPSGYPDLRGWMTWSINWDNSNGYEYANSFADYYGLPQARSMVASAPSVKFFPNPVKHLLNIGTLDGQLQQLRIFNSQGVEVLNTPLVSNTASISVAHLPQGIYVVQLRTSHGLVQKQILKQ is encoded by the coding sequence ATGAAAATTATTAATACCCTACTCAAGCAGTATGCCCTACTGGTGCTACTCTGCCTGGCTGGCACCACCATGTCTATGGCGCAGGTCAATGGTAATGCTTCGCATGATACCAAAGACCACCAAAAGCAAATTATCGGCTATTTTACCCAATGGGATGCCTGGAAAGACAGCAAGCATGGCGTTCCCGCCAAAGGTGCTTACAATCAGCTCAATATTGATTACAGCCAGTACACTATCCTCAACTTTTCCTTTTTCGGTGTGGCCAAAGACGGCACCATTCATTCCGGTGACCTTAGAAATAAAAGCATCTATGAAACCGGACAAACGCAGGAACCCGGGGAAATCCTGCACCCAGACCTTTACAGCAGCTGGGATTACTACCTCCTCTATGGTGAAATCGACAAACTTCATACCCTTACCGAGGAGGCGATCGCTGCCGGTTTCTCGGTAAATGGCACAAGGTGGCAAAATTCCATCACGGGCCTTGAAGGAGACCTGCCCATTCCAATGAAAAAAGCGGGAGGTGCCCCAGGCCTTTTCCAGCTGGCCAAAGACAACAATGTCAAAGTTATGGCCTCGATAGGTGGGTGGTCGATGTGTAAACATTTTCCCGAAATGGCCCGTGACCCCGAGCTTCGGGCAAATTTTGTGGCCGATTGCGAAAAGCTCATTGCGATGGGTTTCGATGGCATTGATATCGATTGGGAGTACCCTGGCAATGTGGGCATGAATATAGAAAATTTCGGGGCTGACGATTACCCGAATTTCACGCTGATGATGCAGGAAATCCGTGACGCAATTGGTCCCGACAAACTGATTACCGCTGCTTTTGCCGCTCAGCCCGCGAAGATCAAAGATTTTGAGTGGAGCAAGCTGAACAATATCATGGATTATTATAACATGATGACCTATGATTTTCATGGTGGCTGGTCGAATATCGCAGGACATAACAGCCCACTGTACGACTACGAGGGAGAGGAATATGGCCCAGGCTCATGGGACCATACCTTCACTTATATGCGCGACGAGCTGAACATTCCACCATCAAAAATCACGATGGGGCTGGGCTTCTATGGTCGTGGGGTAATTACCGATGGCGAGGCCGCCCTGAACAAAGCAACCGTGAAGGTGAACAAAACTGTTCAGCCCGATGGTCCAGTCAGTACTGCTGGAGATTTTACCAATTTTGGTGATTTCGATGCCACCCCTTTCTACCAGTTTTTACTCACCAAATCTTCTAACTGGACCGAGCACTGGGACGATCAGGCTAAAGTACCCTACCGCACCAATGGAAATTATTTCCTGAGTTACGATAACGAACAATCCATTGGTGAAAAAGCCAAGTATGTAACCGACCACCAAATTGGGGGCGTCATTGTGTGGCAAGTCTTTGGTGATCTTGATTTGGGTGCTGTACAAACCACCTACGACAACCTGCCCTACTGCCCCAACACCAAATCGCCATTGGTAAATGTCGTCAATAAGGTTTTTGCAGAGACCGATGGCACACCGAGTGTCAGCTTTAACAGCCCTGCAGATGGCGACCTCATTACGCAGAGCACTGCCTTTGCACCTGTATCACTTTCTGCCGCTGCCACTGATGCCAACGGGAGCATCTCTTCAGTAGTATTTGAAATTAACGAGCTTCAGCTGAATGGCACACTGACCGAGGGGGCTTATACCGCCTCATGGACTCCTTCAGCTTTTGGCGAACAGACGATCACTGTTACAGCGACAGATAACGATGGCGAAAAAGCATCGGCTACGATCAAAGTAAACATTGAATGTGCGGGGACGGATTGTCCGAATGAACTTCCGACCATCAGTATTGACAGCCCTGCCGACGGTGCTATCATTGATCAGTCTGCACTCACGGCAATCAGTATCAGTATTACTGCCGATGATGCCGATGGAAGCATCAGCGAAACAAGCATTGAAGTGGATGGGCAATCCTTCAGCACTTCCACGGCCGCATGGACTCCTTCAGCTTTTGGAACCTACGCCATCGTCGCCACCGCTACGGACGACCAAGGCGGAACGGCAAGCCAGACCATCAACGTCACCATCAATGAGGTAGCGGAAAGCTGCGGCGATCCCTGGGAAGCGAAAGTGTACCCCAAGGACAGCGAGGTCTCCTACCAGGGGCTTCAATACCGAGCGGCCTGGGAAGCTTCCGCCGCCAGTGTACCTGGAAATGCTGATGCCTGGAAATTTGTAGCCGCCTGTCCAGGGACAACCCTCGACTGCGCTGATTACGACAGCTGGAATGCAACAACGACCTACCAGACCAACGGCATGAAAGTCAGTTTTGAAGGCAGTGTGTACCTGTTCCTGAAATGGTATTCGCTTGGTGAAACACCAGGGCAAAGCCCTTCAGCATGGCAGCTGATCGCGCCTTGTGGCGATGAAAATACCGATCAGCCACCAGTGATTACCTTCACCAACCCCACGGCAGACACCCTTATTGAACAAGCTACATTTGAAGCCATTGACATTAGCTTTTCGGCTACTGACGACCTGGGCATCAGCGCAACAAGCCTGACCATTGATGGCACAACCACCGAGGGTACTTCCGTGAGTTTTACCCCAACGGCCTATCAGGATTATGTGGTTACGGCATCCGCAGAAGACAATGCCGGGCAAACGACCACCAAAAGCCTGACCATCACCATCAGCGACCCGAATGTGAATCAGGCGCCAACGGTGCAAATCAATCAACCTGCAGATCAGGCCACCATCGTTCAGGAAACATTATCCGCCATTGACGTTTCCATTACCGCCTCGGATGCTGACAATAATCTTGCCTCCACTTTGATTGAGGTCGATAATCAGTCCTGGTCAACGACCACCGCACAATGGACTCCTTCAGCTTATGGCACATTCACCATCACAGCCACCGCTACGGATGCTGAGGGCTTAACAGCAAGCAGTGAGCATACGGTAACGGTTGAAGCTCCTGCCGTTGGTGGCGACTGCGATGGTCTGGAGGCTTATGCGGAATATCCGAGCATCTACAATACCGGTGATCAGGTCGCTCATGAGGGTAAAATTTATGAAGCCCTGACCTCCAACCTGTACAATGTAACGCCGGGCACCGCCGACCATTGGTGGAAATTCATCAAGGATTGCGATGGTACTTCAGGAGGAGGTACGCCAGGTGCGCCAGTGATCACCTTCGCCAGCCCGGTGGATAATCAACTGTTTAATAACCTTGATCCGGTGAATATTGAATTTAGCGCAACGGATGATGGCACCATTGACAGTCAGCAAATTACCGTCGATGGACAAACCTTTAACAGCAACACGGCCACTTTCAGCCCTGCCGCTTACGGAAGCTACACCATTACGGCCTCCGCTACGGACAATGACGGAAACACAACGACTGAAGAAATATCGATCCGCTTCCGTGACGCTTCGACAAGTGCTGCAAACCGAGTACTGGTCGGCTATTGGCATAACTGGCAAAATTCATCTGCACCCTATATCCGCTTGCGCGACATTAACGACACCTATAATGTGGTGTGTATTGCCTTTGCAGAACCAAAAGTCAGGGACACGGACAATACGATGGTTTTTGATCCAATAGATATCAACAATGCGGGTTATGTTCCTACTGAAGCGTCGCGTCAGGAATTCAAAGAAGATGTAGCCTATCTACAGGCACAGGGCAAAAAAGTACTGATCAGCCTTGGTGGTGCTAACGGGGTGGTTCATCTCGACAATGAAACTGAAAAGGGCAAGTTTGTGAGTTCCCTCACCGAGCTGATTAACGATTATGGTTTTGATGGCATTGATATTGACCTCGAGGGTTCGTCGATTACCCTGGACGCTGGCGATGTGGACTTTAAAAATCCACAAACCCCTCGCATCGTCAATTTCATTGATGGTATTGAGCAGGTACTGGCGAATTTCCCTGCCAACTTCATCCTGACCTCAGCGCCAGAAACAGCCTATGTGCAAGGGGGTAAAAACGCCTACGGTGGCTCATGGGGAGGTTACCTGCCCATATTGTACGCTTTCAGGGATCAGCTTGAATATGTACATGTGCAGCTATACAATACGGGAAGTGTGATTGCCAACGACGGCAACATTTACAGTCAGGCTTCGGCAGATTTCATTGTGGCCATGACCGAGATGATGCTTCAGGGGTTTGACACCAAAAGTACCGCAGGATTTTTCCCTGCTTTCCGCGAAGATCAGGTGGCTATTGGCTTGCCTTGTGTTGCCGCGGCTGCGCCTGCTGGAGGCTATACAACACCTGCCGAAGTGCACAAGGCCCTGGATTACCTGACACAGGGGATTTCCTTCGGAGGGAATTACGTTTTACAGCAGCCTTCGGGCTATCCAGATTTACGTGGCTGGATGACCTGGTCGATAAACTGGGACAACTCGAACGGCTATGAATATGCCAACAGCTTTGCCGACTATTACGGTCTTCCTCAAGCCCGAAGCATGGTAGCGAGCGCACCATCCGTAAAATTCTTCCCAAATCCAGTGAAACACCTGCTGAACATCGGTACACTCGATGGGCAACTGCAACAACTGAGAATTTTCAACAGTCAGGGAGTTGAGGTACTCAATACGCCACTGGTATCCAATACCGCGAGCATTTCCGTAGCGCATCTTCCTCAGGGCATTTATGTGGTGCAGCTTCGGACAAGCCACGGGCTCGTTCAAAAGCAAATCCTCAAGCAATAG
- a CDS encoding 2-hydroxyacid dehydrogenase → MKIAFFSYKSYDKEWFNKTNVDFGFEFKYFRVALDEETVAYAKDSDAVCVFVNDKLNREIIEKLHSYGIKLIVLRCAGFNNVDLEAAQEFGISVRRVPAYSPEAVAEHAVALIMTLNRKIHRAYGRVRDGNFSLSRLTGFNVNGKTVGVVGTGKIGMMFANIMKGFGCNILLYDKYPNKAYETEGVRYVELTELLKSSDIVSLHCPLTPETSHLMNQYTFSLLKDGAMLVNTSRGGLINTRAAIDALKSHKLGYLAMDVYEMEEGLFFNNLSDTIINDDLISRLLAFPNVLITSHQAFFTVEALEQIAAVTLGNIKDFVEGKNSDNEVKL, encoded by the coding sequence ATGAAAATTGCCTTTTTCTCTTACAAATCATACGACAAGGAATGGTTCAATAAAACCAATGTAGACTTCGGATTTGAATTCAAGTATTTCCGTGTTGCTTTGGACGAGGAAACAGTAGCCTATGCTAAAGACTCTGATGCCGTTTGTGTGTTTGTGAATGATAAACTAAACCGCGAGATCATCGAGAAACTCCACAGCTATGGCATTAAGTTAATTGTACTCCGCTGTGCTGGTTTTAACAATGTGGATCTTGAGGCGGCTCAGGAATTTGGCATCAGTGTACGCCGTGTCCCTGCATATTCCCCTGAAGCTGTGGCAGAGCATGCCGTAGCCCTGATCATGACCCTGAACAGAAAAATTCACCGTGCCTATGGCCGTGTGCGTGATGGCAACTTCTCTTTGTCTCGCCTGACAGGTTTTAATGTCAATGGCAAAACCGTTGGGGTTGTTGGAACAGGTAAAATCGGGATGATGTTCGCCAATATCATGAAAGGTTTTGGCTGTAATATTTTGTTGTATGACAAATATCCGAATAAAGCCTATGAAACCGAAGGGGTTCGTTATGTGGAACTGACCGAGTTGCTGAAAAGCTCTGACATCGTTTCTTTGCACTGCCCACTGACCCCAGAGACCAGCCATTTGATGAATCAATATACTTTCAGCTTACTGAAAGACGGCGCCATGTTGGTGAATACTTCCCGTGGTGGGTTGATCAACACCCGTGCGGCTATCGACGCCCTCAAATCACATAAACTGGGCTACCTGGCCATGGACGTTTATGAGATGGAAGAAGGCCTGTTTTTCAACAACCTGTCAGATACCATCATCAATGATGACCTGATCTCCCGCCTGTTGGCATTCCCGAATGTGCTCATCACTTCGCATCAGGCCTTCTTTACCGTAGAGGCTCTGGAGCAAATTGCAGCAGTAACTTTAGGAAATATCAAAGATTTTGTTGAGGGCAAGAACAGTGATAATGAAGTAAAATTATAA